The Saccharothrix variisporea genome has a segment encoding these proteins:
- the eccD gene encoding type VII secretion integral membrane protein EccD: MATGTTVFSRVTVVAPRTRIDVALPADVAVADLLPMLLDMAKEATPDGGVRHGGWALAKLGDSPLDPSRTLASLGIVDGELLQLRKRNENPPPPLYDDVVDAIAESDPDSFRPWTKDTARKYGHIAGALALVAAAVAVLLSGPLVGGAGLWPAICAGAMAVVALAAGAVIARSYNAVGTGVLIAAAGGLPMAYVAGLYIVPGAVGRPNLLLASVLVLIFASAAILLIGRGITVFIAAATAGALSGLAFLVGIFVDHPIVGIAAATAAVSLAALSALPRLTIQLAKLPLPTVPGSAEDLKEDTGFPEYAVIERRTANAHEYLTGMIIGCGGTAALFSVIAAGDGTIWGPALAVTVALVLMLRGRAYANGAQAVALLVSGMAAATGVLLGWLVQSSLDHRLLFVFGTLVLVGAAALVLGVIFPGQKFSPVLRRTVDVLEAILIAIVLPLALAVMDLYVAMRQLIPA; encoded by the coding sequence GTGGCGACCGGTACGACGGTGTTCAGCCGGGTGACGGTGGTTGCGCCGCGCACGCGTATCGACGTCGCGCTCCCCGCCGACGTCGCGGTGGCCGACCTGCTGCCGATGCTGCTGGACATGGCCAAGGAGGCCACTCCGGACGGTGGTGTGCGGCACGGCGGGTGGGCGCTGGCGAAGCTGGGCGACAGCCCGCTCGACCCCAGCCGCACGCTGGCCTCGCTGGGCATCGTGGACGGCGAGCTGCTCCAGCTGCGCAAGCGCAACGAGAACCCGCCGCCGCCGCTGTACGACGACGTGGTGGACGCGATCGCCGAGTCCGACCCGGACAGCTTCCGGCCGTGGACGAAGGACACCGCGCGCAAGTACGGCCACATCGCGGGCGCGCTGGCGCTGGTCGCCGCCGCCGTCGCGGTGCTGCTGTCCGGCCCCCTGGTCGGCGGCGCCGGCCTGTGGCCCGCGATCTGCGCGGGCGCGATGGCGGTCGTGGCGCTGGCCGCGGGCGCGGTGATCGCCCGGTCCTACAACGCGGTCGGCACGGGCGTGCTGATCGCCGCCGCGGGCGGGCTGCCCATGGCGTACGTGGCGGGCCTCTACATCGTGCCGGGCGCGGTCGGGCGGCCGAACCTGCTGCTGGCCAGCGTCCTGGTGCTGATCTTCGCCTCCGCGGCCATCCTGCTGATCGGGCGCGGCATCACCGTGTTCATCGCGGCGGCCACCGCGGGCGCGCTCAGCGGCCTCGCGTTCCTCGTCGGCATCTTCGTCGACCACCCGATCGTGGGGATCGCGGCGGCCACGGCGGCGGTGTCGCTGGCGGCGCTGTCCGCGCTGCCCCGGTTGACCATCCAGCTGGCGAAGCTGCCGCTGCCGACCGTGCCGGGCAGTGCCGAGGACCTCAAGGAGGACACCGGCTTCCCCGAGTACGCGGTGATCGAGCGGCGCACCGCCAACGCCCACGAGTACCTGACCGGCATGATCATCGGCTGCGGCGGCACGGCCGCGCTGTTCTCGGTGATCGCCGCGGGCGACGGCACCATCTGGGGTCCCGCGCTCGCGGTCACCGTCGCGCTGGTGCTGATGCTGCGCGGCCGGGCCTACGCCAACGGCGCGCAGGCGGTGGCGCTGCTGGTCAGCGGCATGGCGGCGGCCACGGGCGTGCTGCTGGGCTGGCTCGTGCAGTCCTCGCTGGACCACCGGCTGCTGTTCGTGTTCGGCACGCTGGTCCTGGTCGGCGCGGCGGCCCTGGTGCTCGGCGTGATCTTCCCCGGCCAGAAGTTCTCGCCGGTGCTGCGCCGGACGGTGGACGTGCTGGAGGCGATCCTGATCGCCATCGTGCTGCCGCTCGCGCTCGCCGTCATGGACCTGTACGTCGCCATGCGCCAGCTGATCCCGGCCTGA
- the eccE gene encoding type VII secretion protein EccE: MSVTTPHPGQPNPATARPQGGPGGPGGPGVPPQAPGGGVRAALLRARRRATGASLGALPVANLVVLEVGVAVGLILIAIGATGDKVAPALLYTAGGIVLVALVLAFTRSRGRWLTQWIGLVVRYNFRSHSRSAKRAGPVEMKPPSEEETSVIGSDDPRVALLRLAVPDLVVAKGTDHERRPLGLAWHQGAWTAVLLVDPAPGLINAVGTAPALPLGALAPCLEDRGVVLDAISVIWHCYPGSAALPANSPALNSYMEVLGPLPAAARRTTWIAVRLDPKRCQAAIRERGGGVVGAHRALIGALSRVRNALESAGVAIRPLDPDELIRAGISAAELTSVAGTNNPVSLREKWGGVTAGGVGHASYAITGWPAKGMRNNLNALTGVRALSSTLSMTISPSSEQGQVGLRGLVRVSARTPSELDRADDRLKALADKLDITLTPLNGLQVAGLAATLPLGGVA, translated from the coding sequence ATGTCCGTGACCACCCCACATCCGGGTCAACCGAACCCTGCCACGGCCCGCCCGCAGGGCGGCCCCGGCGGCCCTGGTGGCCCCGGCGTTCCCCCGCAGGCTCCGGGCGGCGGCGTGCGTGCCGCGCTGCTCCGGGCACGTCGGCGCGCGACCGGGGCCAGCCTCGGCGCGCTGCCGGTCGCCAACCTGGTTGTCCTCGAAGTCGGCGTCGCCGTGGGCCTGATCCTCATCGCCATCGGCGCCACCGGTGACAAGGTCGCCCCCGCGTTGCTCTACACCGCGGGCGGCATCGTGCTGGTCGCGCTGGTCCTCGCGTTCACCCGGTCGCGGGGCCGCTGGCTGACCCAGTGGATCGGCCTGGTCGTGCGCTACAACTTCCGCTCGCACAGCCGCAGCGCCAAGCGCGCGGGGCCGGTGGAGATGAAGCCGCCCTCGGAGGAGGAGACCTCCGTCATCGGTTCGGACGACCCGCGCGTGGCGCTGCTGCGGCTGGCCGTGCCGGACCTGGTGGTGGCCAAGGGCACCGACCACGAGCGCCGGCCGCTGGGCCTGGCGTGGCACCAGGGCGCGTGGACGGCGGTGCTGCTGGTCGACCCGGCGCCCGGCCTGATCAACGCCGTGGGCACCGCGCCCGCCCTGCCGCTGGGCGCGCTCGCGCCGTGCCTGGAGGACCGCGGTGTGGTCCTCGACGCGATCTCGGTGATCTGGCACTGCTACCCCGGTTCCGCGGCGCTGCCCGCGAACTCCCCGGCGCTGAACTCGTACATGGAGGTCCTCGGCCCGCTGCCCGCGGCGGCCCGGCGCACCACGTGGATCGCGGTGCGGCTGGACCCGAAGCGGTGCCAGGCGGCGATCCGGGAGCGCGGCGGCGGCGTCGTGGGCGCGCACCGGGCGCTGATCGGCGCGCTGTCCCGCGTGCGCAACGCGCTGGAGTCGGCGGGTGTGGCGATCCGGCCGCTGGACCCCGACGAGCTGATCCGCGCCGGCATCTCGGCCGCCGAGCTGACCTCGGTGGCGGGCACGAACAACCCGGTGTCGCTGCGGGAGAAGTGGGGCGGCGTCACCGCGGGCGGCGTGGGCCACGCGTCCTACGCGATCACCGGCTGGCCCGCGAAGGGCATGCGCAACAACCTGAACGCGCTGACCGGCGTGCGGGCGCTGTCCTCGACGCTGTCCATGACGATCTCGCCCAGCAGCGAGCAGGGCCAGGTCGGCCTGCGCGGCCTGGTGCGGGTGTCCGCGCGGACGCCGTCCGAACTGGACCGGGCCGACGACCGGCTCAAGGCGTTGGCGGACAAGCTGGACATCACGCTGACCCCGTTGAACGGGCTCCAGGTCGCGGGCCTGGCCGCCACATTGCCGCTCGGAGGTGTCGCGTGA
- the eccB gene encoding type VII secretion protein EccB, which yields MASTPTTKSQVQAYRFVLRRMQSALVRRDAVMLHDPMRTHSRATAVGVILGVIGLIGFLVFGFFSPDPKLDDDTQIAISKETGQVYVVRQGNPKQLIPMTNLASARLLVLNQQNPDKAVQTGGGDAQAGQINAAPQVAGGDPKLVSEKTLAKLPKGRLTGIPDGPDVLPTKPEDRIGAEWSVCDTLDLDETLNNPTAKGKFETTVLAGMSGGQLLDGNKALLVKAGTDDKQAYLIYKAPVNSKITSTSTVRAKVDLTKSEVQNALKLTGKTARAISSGLLNAIPEAKPLEAPKITGKGDAVTYMNDVPGLKVGNVIEVKRTGGDSVFYVALKDGLQEISRAAGDMIRANQSQPEPRLVDIAKIVTKEPSEKLDFLDYPTEVPEVLEPNQNNRVLCLGWRAENVNADNRSQHTQVTIAPSLPVPSDMVAVNINQVGATGEVVSKFMMAPGKSAVVRASTSTQDFKSGPIHLITGRGVKYGIPDTVTSGALGLGDQFVPGPESILRLLPNGPQLNRNDAIRSWDSIPVPKNIGLLPEEAAKKASGG from the coding sequence ATGGCATCAACACCCACCACCAAGTCACAGGTCCAGGCCTACCGCTTCGTGCTGCGCAGGATGCAGTCCGCCCTGGTGCGCAGAGACGCGGTGATGCTGCACGACCCGATGCGCACGCACTCGCGTGCCACCGCGGTGGGTGTGATCCTCGGCGTCATCGGCCTGATCGGGTTCCTGGTGTTCGGCTTCTTCTCGCCGGACCCCAAGCTCGACGACGACACGCAGATCGCCATCTCCAAGGAGACCGGCCAGGTCTACGTCGTCCGGCAGGGCAACCCCAAGCAGCTGATCCCGATGACCAACCTGGCCTCCGCGCGGCTGCTGGTGCTCAACCAGCAGAACCCGGACAAGGCCGTCCAGACCGGCGGCGGTGACGCCCAGGCGGGTCAGATCAACGCGGCGCCGCAGGTCGCGGGCGGCGACCCGAAGCTGGTCAGCGAGAAGACCCTGGCGAAGCTGCCCAAGGGTCGGCTCACCGGCATCCCGGACGGCCCGGACGTGCTGCCCACCAAGCCCGAGGACCGGATCGGCGCGGAGTGGTCGGTGTGCGACACGCTCGACCTCGACGAGACCCTGAACAACCCGACCGCCAAGGGCAAGTTCGAGACCACGGTCCTGGCCGGCATGAGCGGCGGGCAGCTGCTGGACGGCAACAAGGCGCTGCTGGTCAAGGCGGGCACCGACGACAAGCAGGCCTACCTGATCTACAAGGCCCCGGTGAACTCGAAGATCACCTCGACGTCGACCGTGCGGGCCAAGGTGGACCTGACCAAGAGCGAGGTCCAGAACGCGCTCAAGCTCACCGGCAAGACCGCTCGCGCGATCAGCTCCGGCCTGCTCAACGCGATCCCCGAGGCCAAGCCGCTGGAAGCGCCGAAGATCACCGGCAAGGGCGACGCGGTGACCTACATGAACGACGTGCCGGGCTTGAAGGTCGGCAACGTGATCGAGGTCAAGCGCACCGGTGGCGACTCGGTGTTCTACGTGGCGCTCAAGGACGGCCTCCAGGAGATCAGCCGGGCCGCGGGCGACATGATCCGCGCGAACCAGTCGCAGCCCGAGCCCCGGCTGGTCGACATCGCCAAGATCGTCACCAAGGAGCCGTCGGAGAAGCTGGACTTCCTCGACTACCCGACCGAGGTGCCCGAGGTGCTGGAGCCCAACCAGAACAACCGGGTGCTGTGCCTGGGCTGGCGGGCGGAGAACGTCAACGCGGACAACCGGTCCCAGCACACGCAGGTGACCATCGCGCCGTCGCTGCCGGTGCCGTCGGACATGGTCGCGGTGAACATCAACCAGGTCGGCGCGACCGGCGAGGTCGTGAGCAAGTTCATGATGGCCCCGGGCAAGTCGGCGGTGGTCCGCGCGTCGACCTCCACCCAGGACTTCAAGAGCGGCCCGATCCACCTGATCACCGGGCGCGGCGTGAAGTACGGCATCCCGGACACGGTGACCTCGGGCGCACTGGGCTTGGGCGACCAGTTCGTGCCCGGCCCGGAGTCGATCTTGCGCCTCTTGCCGAACGGCCCACAGTTGAACCGCAACGACGCCATCCGCAGCTGGGACTCGATCCCCGTGCCCAAGAACATCGGGCTCCTCCCCGAGGAAGCTGCCAAGAAGGCATCCGGAGGCTGA
- the mycP gene encoding type VII secretion-associated serine protease mycosin has protein sequence MRNTTRKSAAAVAVALTLVTTPGAYAQQPSTTAANQPNSVPPPVDRSRTPKFEEPREDVDYTQKNQCIASNTGNKNIPNKPWGQMQLRLEEAHRFATGAGIKIAIIDTGVNEHPRLKGRVIPGGDYVETEKHGIDDCDGHGTEVAGVAAASKDETTGFVGAAPEALILAYRHTSSNFHFESKTDKSQNRDSAGKVGTLAKAIVAAATEGASVINISLTSCEQPHPQSDQEKELQAAIDWAVNEKNVVIVTAAGNFTQKDGCAFQNDNEDPNNVNIIASPPWYADNVLSVASIGSSGNVSSFSVWGPWVSVAAPGEDIVTLDPKGEGLTNSNEGPTGQTRIQGTSFASPYVAGVVALVRQRFPNLSAKEVMNRIKATAQHPGNPAGRDNKVGAGMINPVAALTAELPSERADFKPAQPTQVMTNLDPLNPADPTPMIVALSGTGGGVGLLLLTLFVVHTVNRNRAKRAAVPVKRSVL, from the coding sequence ATGCGGAACACGACACGGAAGTCCGCCGCAGCGGTGGCCGTGGCGCTGACCCTGGTCACCACCCCCGGCGCGTACGCGCAGCAGCCGTCCACCACGGCCGCGAACCAGCCCAACTCGGTGCCGCCGCCGGTGGACCGCAGCCGCACGCCGAAGTTCGAAGAGCCCAGGGAAGACGTCGACTACACGCAGAAGAACCAGTGCATCGCCTCCAACACCGGGAACAAGAACATCCCGAACAAGCCGTGGGGCCAGATGCAGCTGCGGCTGGAGGAAGCGCACCGGTTCGCCACCGGCGCGGGCATCAAGATCGCCATCATCGACACCGGCGTCAACGAGCACCCGCGCCTGAAGGGCCGGGTCATCCCGGGCGGCGACTACGTCGAGACCGAGAAGCACGGCATCGACGACTGCGACGGCCACGGCACCGAGGTGGCGGGCGTCGCGGCGGCGAGCAAGGACGAGACGACCGGTTTCGTGGGCGCCGCGCCGGAGGCGCTGATCCTCGCCTACCGGCACACCAGCAGCAACTTCCACTTCGAGTCGAAGACCGACAAGAGCCAGAACCGGGACTCGGCGGGCAAGGTCGGCACCCTGGCCAAGGCGATCGTCGCGGCGGCCACCGAGGGCGCGAGCGTCATCAACATCTCGCTGACCTCGTGCGAGCAGCCCCACCCGCAGAGCGACCAGGAGAAGGAGCTCCAGGCCGCGATCGACTGGGCGGTCAACGAGAAGAACGTGGTCATCGTCACCGCGGCCGGCAACTTCACGCAGAAGGACGGCTGCGCGTTCCAGAACGACAACGAGGACCCGAACAACGTCAACATCATCGCCTCGCCGCCGTGGTACGCCGACAACGTCCTGTCGGTGGCGTCCATCGGCTCGTCGGGCAACGTGTCGTCGTTCTCGGTGTGGGGTCCTTGGGTCAGCGTGGCCGCGCCGGGTGAGGACATCGTCACGCTCGACCCGAAGGGCGAGGGCCTGACCAACTCCAACGAGGGTCCCACCGGCCAGACCCGCATCCAGGGCACCAGCTTCGCCTCGCCGTACGTGGCGGGCGTGGTGGCCCTGGTGCGCCAGCGCTTCCCGAACCTCAGCGCCAAAGAGGTGATGAACCGCATCAAGGCCACCGCCCAGCACCCGGGCAACCCGGCCGGGCGGGACAACAAGGTCGGCGCGGGCATGATCAACCCGGTGGCCGCGCTGACGGCGGAGCTGCCGTCCGAGCGCGCCGACTTCAAGCCCGCCCAGCCCACGCAGGTGATGACCAACCTGGACCCGCTCAACCCGGCCGACCCGACCCCGATGATCGTGGCGCTGTCGGGCACGGGCGGCGGTGTGGGCCTGCTCCTGCTCACGCTGTTCGTGGTGCACACGGTGAACCGCAACCGGGCGAAGCGGGCGGCGGTGCCGGTCAAGCGCTCGGTGCTCTAG
- a CDS encoding WXG100 family type VII secretion target yields the protein MRKDGRHLVAEVSAELDYLSGISRRLGLQDLVADYFEPVVGSWNDLHEEAERWRKAGLVAEHVTRDLTKPLGKLDSAWQGKDADSFVAHMQSVGLAGHDMSDAMHAMGDALDQTADGIRGIVEDMARVYAEAADTVSGAAALPLDGDRRVVEVLDELRDPAKELYESVRDILEAFLRLCDGVSGESSDFADVKMEHKYPEKDWTFTEPKKPAAPTPPATPEPVKPAGVGGGAAVGGGGVGGGGSVGGGGGVPGGGGVPGGGGVPGGSPAERLGAGGYTTVQEPRPVESGAAPAAAAAPGGGRGPAAGGGGMGMMGGGMMGGMGAGGQQGGDKEHKSKFRITGTTEDLLGKPKKTAPQVLGEDD from the coding sequence ATGCGCAAGGACGGCCGGCACCTGGTCGCCGAGGTGAGCGCCGAGCTGGACTACCTCTCCGGCATCAGCCGCCGGCTCGGGCTGCAGGACCTCGTCGCCGACTACTTCGAGCCCGTCGTCGGCTCGTGGAACGACCTGCACGAGGAGGCCGAGCGCTGGCGCAAGGCCGGTCTGGTCGCCGAGCACGTGACCCGCGACCTGACCAAGCCGCTGGGCAAGCTGGACTCCGCCTGGCAGGGCAAGGACGCCGACTCGTTCGTGGCGCACATGCAGTCCGTGGGCCTGGCCGGGCACGACATGTCCGACGCCATGCACGCCATGGGTGACGCGCTGGACCAGACCGCCGACGGCATCCGCGGCATCGTCGAGGACATGGCCCGCGTGTACGCGGAGGCCGCCGACACGGTGTCCGGCGCGGCGGCTCTCCCGCTGGACGGCGACCGCCGGGTGGTCGAGGTGCTGGACGAGCTGCGCGACCCGGCGAAGGAGCTCTACGAGTCGGTCCGGGACATCCTGGAGGCCTTCCTGCGGCTGTGCGACGGGGTGTCCGGGGAGTCCTCGGACTTCGCCGACGTGAAGATGGAGCACAAGTACCCCGAGAAGGACTGGACGTTCACCGAGCCGAAGAAGCCGGCCGCCCCCACCCCGCCCGCCACGCCGGAGCCGGTCAAGCCCGCCGGGGTCGGTGGCGGTGCCGCGGTGGGCGGCGGTGGTGTCGGGGGTGGCGGCAGCGTCGGTGGCGGTGGTGGGGTGCCAGGCGGTGGTGGTGTGCCCGGAGGCGGTGGTGTGCCGGGTGGGTCGCCCGCGGAACGCCTGGGCGCCGGCGGCTACACGACCGTCCAGGAACCGAGGCCGGTCGAGAGCGGCGCCGCTCCGGCGGCGGCAGCGGCGCCCGGTGGTGGACGTGGCCCGGCGGCCGGTGGCGGCGGCATGGGCATGATGGGCGGCGGCATGATGGGCGGCATGGGCGCCGGCGGCCAGCAGGGCGGTGACAAGGAGCACAAGTCGAAGTTCCGGATCACCGGCACCACCGAGGACCTGCTGGGCAAGCCGAAGAAGACCGCGCCCCAGGTGCTCGGCGAGGACGACTGA
- a CDS encoding S8 family peptidase: protein MRDSRASFRRRVTGVGLATGTAFAVTAALTTFTAGAAEGEILGLGAPNAVKDSYIVVLKDVSTSSVGTLSSKYQANVKHTYTAALRGFSATMTEAQAKRLAADPSVEYVKQDAEVTISGTQAPTPSWGLDRIDQAALPLDNSYTYPNDGTGVTAYIIDTGIRFSHSDFGGRAVSGRDTVDNDNDATDCNGHGTHVAGTVGGTTYGVAKKVKLVGVRVLNCSGSGTYAGVIAGIDWVTANAAKPAVANMSLGGGADATVDQAVRNSIAAGVTYGLAAGNDSGANACNTSPARTAEAITVGSTTNTDARSSFSNIGTCLDIFAPGSNITSAWYTNDTATNTISGTSMATPHVVGAAAVYLSANPTATPQQVRDALVNGATSGVVTNAGTGSPNKLLRVVGSTTPPPTGCAPKTNGTDVNVPDLGTATSTISITDCAGAAGSAATVEVHIKHTYRGDLAIDLITPSGAVKQLKVSSGSDGADNVDATYTVNLSTETANGNWQLRVRDVYSQDTGYIDTWTLDL from the coding sequence ATGCGAGACTCTCGCGCGTCCTTCAGAAGGCGGGTGACCGGCGTCGGCCTCGCCACCGGCACCGCGTTCGCCGTCACCGCCGCGCTGACGACGTTCACCGCCGGCGCCGCCGAGGGCGAGATCCTCGGCCTCGGCGCGCCGAACGCGGTCAAGGACAGCTACATCGTGGTGCTCAAGGACGTGAGCACCAGCAGTGTCGGCACGTTGAGCAGCAAGTACCAGGCCAACGTCAAGCACACCTACACCGCCGCCCTGCGCGGCTTCTCCGCCACCATGACCGAGGCGCAGGCCAAGCGGCTCGCGGCGGACCCGAGCGTCGAGTACGTCAAGCAGGACGCCGAGGTCACGATCTCCGGCACGCAGGCGCCGACCCCGTCGTGGGGCCTGGACCGCATCGACCAGGCCGCGCTGCCGCTGGACAACTCCTACACCTACCCGAACGACGGCACGGGCGTCACCGCCTACATCATCGACACGGGCATCCGGTTCTCGCACAGCGACTTCGGCGGGCGCGCGGTGTCCGGCCGCGACACCGTCGACAACGACAACGACGCCACCGACTGCAACGGCCACGGCACGCACGTGGCGGGCACTGTGGGCGGCACGACGTACGGCGTGGCGAAGAAGGTCAAGCTGGTCGGCGTGCGGGTGCTGAACTGCTCCGGCTCCGGCACGTACGCGGGCGTCATCGCGGGCATCGACTGGGTGACCGCGAACGCGGCCAAGCCGGCCGTGGCGAACATGTCGCTGGGCGGCGGCGCGGACGCCACCGTCGACCAGGCCGTGCGCAACTCCATCGCGGCGGGCGTGACCTACGGCCTCGCGGCGGGCAACGACAGCGGCGCGAACGCGTGCAACACGTCCCCGGCCCGCACGGCGGAGGCCATCACGGTCGGCTCGACGACCAACACCGACGCGCGCTCGTCGTTCTCCAACATCGGCACCTGCCTGGACATCTTCGCGCCGGGCTCCAACATCACCTCCGCCTGGTACACCAACGACACGGCCACCAACACCATCAGCGGCACCTCGATGGCGACCCCGCACGTCGTCGGCGCGGCGGCCGTGTACCTGAGCGCCAACCCCACCGCGACGCCGCAGCAGGTCCGCGACGCCCTGGTGAACGGCGCGACCAGCGGTGTGGTCACCAACGCCGGCACCGGCTCCCCGAACAAGCTGCTCCGCGTCGTCGGCAGCACCACCCCGCCGCCCACCGGCTGCGCGCCGAAGACCAACGGCACGGACGTGAACGTGCCCGACCTGGGCACCGCCACCAGCACCATCTCGATCACCGACTGCGCCGGCGCGGCCGGTTCCGCGGCCACGGTCGAGGTGCACATCAAGCACACCTACCGGGGTGACCTGGCGATCGACCTGATCACGCCGAGCGGCGCGGTGAAGCAGCTGAAGGTCTCCAGCGGCTCGGACGGCGCGGACAACGTGGACGCGACCTACACGGTCAACCTGTCCACCGAGACGGCCAACGGCAACTGGCAGCTCCGCGTCCGCGACGTGTACTCGCAGGACACCGGCTACATCGACACCTGGACCCTCGACCTGTAA